A genomic region of Lolium rigidum isolate FL_2022 unplaced genomic scaffold, APGP_CSIRO_Lrig_0.1 contig_30536_1, whole genome shotgun sequence contains the following coding sequences:
- the LOC124680922 gene encoding probable receptor-like protein kinase At5g61350, with protein MGEWKGVPMLLILFILSITHVTTTNAIASKLNRFVPQDNYLLSCGASAAVKLDDGRAFRSDPDSVSFLSTPTDIKIAAKTSLAAASPLSPLYLAARVFSEISTYSFFISQPGRHWIRLYFSPIPDSQYNLTTATFSVSTDNMVLLHDFSFIANPPNPVVREYLVLAQGDNLKIIFTPKKNSMAFINAIEVVSAPPSLIPNTTTRLGPQDQFDISNNALQVVYRLNMGGALVTSFNDTLGRTWLPDAPFLKLEATAEAAWVPPGTIKYPDDNTITPLIAPASIYSTAQQMASTNTTNARFNITWQMVAEPGFRYLIRLHFSDIVSKALNSLFFNVYVNGMMGVANLDLSSLTMGLAVAYYKDLIVESSSIINSTLVVQVGLGTTDSGEPNAILNGLEIMKISNEASSLDGLFSPQTSSQVGKRTLTGIAIALAVTAALAVVICFRRSRKPAWQKTNSFHSWFLPLNSSHSFMSSCSKLSRSRFGSTRTKSGFSSVFASSAYGLGRYFTFVEIQKATKNFEEKGVLGVGGFGKVYLGSTEDGTKLAIKRGNPSSDQGMNEFLTEIQMLSKLRHRHLVSLIGCCDENKEMILVYEFMSNGPLRDHLYGDTNIKPLSWKQRLEVCIGAAKGLHYLHTGSAQGIIHRDVKTTNILLDENFVAKVADFGLSKDAPSLEQTHVSTVVKGSFGYLDPEYFRRQQLTDKSDVYSFGVVLFEVLCARPAINPALPRDQVSLAEWARTWHRKGDLSKIIDPHIAAQIRPDSLEMFAEAADKCLADYGVDRPSMGDVLWKLEFALQLQQKGDVVDGTSDGVPMKSLEVSNMNSMEKSGNAIPSYVQGR; from the coding sequence ATGGGGGAGTGGAAGGGAGTACCAATGCTCTTGATCCTCTTCATCCTTTCCATCACCCATGTTACCACCACCAATGCGATTGCATCAAAATTAAATCGGTTCGTACCTCAAGACAACTACCTCCTCAGTTGTGGGGCATCTGCTGCTGTGAAGCTTGATGATGGCAGGGCATTCCGCTCTGATCCCGACTCGGTATCGTTTCTATCAACCCCAACGGACATCAAGATAGCTGCTAAAACCTCCCTTGCTGCTGCTTCACCATTATCGCCACTCTACCTTGCCGCAAGAGTATTCTCTGAAATTTCAACCtatagcttcttcatctcccagcCTGGTCGCCACTGGATCCGCCTCTACTTCTCACCTATTCCTGATAGCCAATACAACCTCACCACTGCAACATTTTCGGTGTCCACTGATAACATGGTTCTTCTCCATGATTTCTCCTTCATAGCCAATCCTCCTAACCCTGTAGTTAGGGAGTATCTAGTGTTAGCACAGGGAGACAACTTAAAGATCATTTTCACCCCCAAAAAAAACTCGATGGCATTCATCAATGCCATTGAGGTCGTGTCAGCCCCACCAAGCCTTATTCCAAATACCACCACCAGACTAGGTCCTCAGGACCAATTTGACATATCCAACAATGCGTTGCAGGTTGTCTACAGGTTGAACATGGGTGGTGCACTGGTTACATCGTTCAATGACACACTAGGCAGAACATGGCTGCCAGATGCACCCTTTCTGAAGCTTGAGGCGACAGCAGAGGCAGCCTGGGTTCCTCCTGGAACCATAAAGTACCCTGATGACAACACTATCACACCTCTCATTGCTCCAGCAAGCATCTACTCAACAGCACAGCAGATGGCCTCAACAAATACCACAAATGCAAGATTCAACATCACATGGCAAATGGTGGCTGAGCCAGGATTCAGGTACCTTATCCGCCTACATTTCAGCGACATTGTCAGCAAGGCACTCAATAGCCTCTTCTTCAATGTCTACGTTAATGGCATGATGGGTGTCGCCAACCTTGATCTGTCAAGCCTGACAATGGGCCTTGCAGTGGCATACTATAAAGACTTGATTGTTGAATCTTCCAGCATCATCAATTCCACCCTAGTAGTCCAGGTTGGCCTAGGCACAACCGACTCCGGTGAACCCAATGCCATCCTTAATGGCCTTGAGATCATGAAGATAAGTAATGAAGCAAGCAGCTTAGATGGCCTCTTTTCACCACAAACAAGCTCGCAAGTTGGTAAGAGGACACTGACTGGTATAGCAATTGCTTTGGCAGTGACAGCTGCATTGGCAGTAGTGATATGCTTCAGGCGAAGCCGTAAACCAGCATGGCAGAAGACAAACAGCTTCCACTCTTGGTTTCTTCCACTCAACTCATCCCACTCATTCATGAGCAGCTGCAGCAAGCTCTCCAGAAGTCGCTTTGGCTCCACAAGGACCAAGAGTGGATTTTCAAGCGTGTTTGCATCCAGCGCTTATGGATTGGGACGCTATTTCACCTTCGTCGAAATTCAGAAAGCCACTAAAAACTTTGAAGAAAAGGGTGTTCTAGGTGTTGGTGGCTTTGGAAAAGTTTATCTTGGCAGTACTGAGGATGGAACAAAGCTGGCTATCAAGCGAGGCAATCCATCATCTGATCAAGGTATGAACGAGTTCCTGACTGAAATTCAAATGTTATCAAAACTTCGCCACCGCCACCTGGTTTCACTCATTGGTTGCTGTGATGAGAACAAAGAAATGATTTTGGTTTATGAGTTCATGTCAAATGGTCCACTACGGGATCATCTGTATGGTGACACAAACATCAAGCCTCTGTCTTGGAAGCAGCGCCTCGAAGTTTGCATTGGGGCAGCAAAGGGTCTGCATTATCTTCATACAGGCTCAGCTCAGGGCATAATTCACCGTGATGTCAAGACTACCAacatcctccttgatgaaaattttgtGGCCAAGGTCGCTGATTTTGGCCTATCAAAAGATGCCCCATCACTCGAACAGACTCATGTCAGCACtgtagtcaaaggaagctttgggtATCTTGATCCAGAGTACTTCAGACGCCAACAGCTGACAGATAAGTCTGATGTATACTCTTTCGGGGTGGTACTCTTTGAAGTTCTGTGTGCAAGACCAGCCATCAATCCAGCCCTTCCAAGAGATCAGGTGAGCCTGGCAGAGTGGGCCCGTACATGGCACCGCAAGGGGGACCTTAGCAAAATAATCGATCCTCATATTGCAGCACAAATCAGGCCTGATTCACTCGAGATGTTTGCTGAGGCTGCTGATAAATGCCTTGCTGACTATGGAGTCGACCGTCCATCAATGGGAGACGTGTTGTGGAAACTTGAATTCGCCTTGCAACTTCAACAGAAGGGTGATGTTGTTGATGGCACCAGCGATGGGGTTCCAATGAAGAGCTTGGAGGTGTCCAACATGAATAGTATGGAGAAATCTGGTAATGCTATCCCATCTTATGTACAAGGAAGATGA
- the LOC124680918 gene encoding origin of replication complex subunit 5 isoform X2, with protein sequence MSQPVTPRRTTRASTSAPDSPSSPPKSRSKPSPRRQLLAAAAPGPLPAADEPTDDNPLAALLEALPGRRAQARDLLRLLAPAPALPVLLHGGAATGKTRALLLALRHLRLHLRPTPPLVYAALRSLPSPRALFASILSQLKAPSSSTSSRQRVPDKPSDFVPALRDALAGVVSQGENVYLVFDNLEVVRGWDKGGQLVSLLLRLHDLLRLPQVVLVYVSSAAPDAYYTMTGSVEPNHVYFPDYTVDEVHGILMRGQPNPKLYSSFLSVVLKPLFRVTRRVDELAAVLEPLFRRYCEPLGSLNGVPDEGIRRRLYEHLQPHLAVAQNETFSVPIRASLDDCKDGISGGKGSVKRQFGGRDGLSSELEFHMSVSAKYLLLSAFLASRNPATLDAALFDATGGTDSRNRKRKSSQASIDRKDTMAEELLMKGPGTFPLERLLAIFQCITSVSEDMLDEVECEDTIMGGSGMNALMSDVLLQLSTLCNSNFLSKSRSCPLEGSGRYRSNIDEDLALKVARSVSFPLSKYMYRR encoded by the exons atgtcCCAGCCCGTCACCCCGCGCCGCACCACCCGGGCTTCCACCTCCGCTCCCGATTCGCCCTCCTCCCCTCCCAAATCCAGGTCAAAGCCCTCGCCCCGACGCcaactcctcgccgccgccgctcctg GCCCACTCCCCGCCGCCGACGAACCAACGGACGACAACCCGCTCGCCGCGCTCCTCGAGGCGCTGCCGGGCCGCCGCGCGCAGGCCAGGGACCTGCTCCGGCTGctcgcgcccgcgcccgcgctccCGGTCCTGCTCCACGGGGGCGCCGCCACGGGCAAGACGCGCGCGCTGCTCCTCGCGCtgcgccacctccgcctccacctccgccccaCCCCGCCCCTCGTCTACGCCGCGCTCCGCTCCCTCCCCTCCCCGCGCGCGCTCTTCGCCTCCATCCTCTCCCAGCTCAAGGCGCCATCATCCTCTACTTCCTCTCGCCAGCGCGTCCCTGACAAGCCCTCCGACTTCGTCCCCGCCCTGCGCGACGCCCTTGCTGGCGTCGTTTCCCAGGGCGAGAACGTGTATCTGGTGTTCGACAACCTGGAGGTCGTCAGGGGCTGGGACAAGGGCGGCCAGCTTGTTTCACTTCTCCTCCGCCTGCATGACCTCCTCCGGTTGCCGCAGGTCGTGCTCGTGTACGTCAGCAGCGCAGCGCCTGATGCGTACTACACCATGACTGGCTCTGTCGAGCCGAACCATGTTTACTTCCCGGATTATACTGTGGATGAGGTTCATGGCATTCTGATGCGTGGCCAGCCCAATCCGAAGCTCTACTCGTCATTCCTGAG TGTGGTGCTGAAGCCCTTATTCCGGGTGACAAGGAGGGTTGATGAACTGGCGGCCGTGCTGGAGCCACTTTTCAGGAGGTACTGTGAGCCACTGGGGAGCTTGAATGGGGTTCCTGATGAGGGTATCAGGCGGCGGTTGTATGAACATCTACAACCACATTTGGCCGTGGCACAGAACGAGACATTCAGTGTCCCCATCAGAGCTTCACTGGATGATTGCAAAGATGGTATTTCTGGTGGAAAGGGTAGTGTTAAAAGGCAGTTTGGTGGTAGAGATGGTCTCTCAAGTGAATTGGAGTTCCACATGTCCGTGTCTGCGAAGTATCTACTGCTGTCCGCCTTTTTGGCTTCAAGGAACCCTGCTACTCTGGATGCAGCATTGTTTGATGCCACTGGAGGAACCGATAGCCGGAACCGCAAGAGGAA GAGCTCTCAGGCCTCGATAGATAGAAAGGATACCATGGCTGAAGAGTTGCTTATGAAGGGTCCAGGTACATTTCCTCTCGAGAGGCTCTTGGCTATATTTCAGTGCATCACATCAGTGTCAGAGGATATGCTTGATGAAGTTGAATGCGAAGACACTATCATGGGTGGAAGTGGAATGAATGCTTTGATGTCAGATGTTCTACTGCAATTGTCAACGCTGTGCAATTCTAATTTCCTCTCTAAAAGCCGAAGCTGCCCATTAGAAGGCTCAGGTAGATATCGATCTAATATTGATGAAGATTTAGCTCTGAAG GTTGCCAGGAGTGTCAGTTTCCCTCTCTcgaagtacatgtacagaagatAG
- the LOC124680918 gene encoding origin of replication complex subunit 5 isoform X1 produces MSQPVTPRRTTRASTSAPDSPSSPPKSRSKPSPRRQLLAAAAPDSPSSPPKSRPKPSPRRQLLAAAAPVPATDDNPLAALLEALPGRRAQARDLLRLLAPAPALPVLLHGGAATGKTRALLLALRHLRLHLRPTPPLVYAALRSLPSPRALFASILSQLKAPSSSTSSRQRVPDKPSDFVPALRDALAGVVSQGENVYLVFDNLEVVRGWDKGGQLVSLLLRLHDLLRLPQVVLVYVSSAAPDAYYTMTGSVEPNHVYFPDYTVDEVHGILMRGQPNPKLYSSFLSVVLKPLFRVTRRVDELAAVLEPLFRRYCEPLGSLNGVPDEGIRRRLYEHLQPHLAVAQNETFSVPIRASLDDCKDGISGGKGSVKRQFGGRDGLSSELEFHMSVSAKYLLLSAFLASRNPATLDAALFDATGGTDSRNRKRKSSQASIDRKDTMAEELLMKGPGTFPLERLLAIFQCITSVSEDMLDEVECEDTIMGGSGMNALMSDVLLQLSTLCNSNFLSKSRSCPLEGSGRYRSNIDEDLALKVARSVSFPLSKYMYRR; encoded by the exons atgtcCCAGCCCGTCACCCCGCGCCGCACCACCCGGGCTTCCACCTCCGCTCCCGATTCGCCCTCCTCCCCTCCCAAATCCAGGTCAAAGCCCTCGCCCCGACGCcaactcctcgccgccgccgctcctgatTCGCCGTCCTCCCCTCCCAAATCCCGGCCCAAGCCATCGCCCAGACGCcaactcctcgccgccgccgcccccgttcCCG CAACGGACGACAACCCGCTCGCCGCGCTCCTCGAGGCGCTGCCGGGCCGCCGCGCGCAGGCCAGGGACCTGCTCCGGCTGctcgcgcccgcgcccgcgctccCGGTCCTGCTCCACGGGGGCGCCGCCACGGGCAAGACGCGCGCGCTGCTCCTCGCGCtgcgccacctccgcctccacctccgccccaCCCCGCCCCTCGTCTACGCCGCGCTCCGCTCCCTCCCCTCCCCGCGCGCGCTCTTCGCCTCCATCCTCTCCCAGCTCAAGGCGCCATCATCCTCTACTTCCTCTCGCCAGCGCGTCCCTGACAAGCCCTCCGACTTCGTCCCCGCCCTGCGCGACGCCCTTGCTGGCGTCGTTTCCCAGGGCGAGAACGTGTATCTGGTGTTCGACAACCTGGAGGTCGTCAGGGGCTGGGACAAGGGCGGCCAGCTTGTTTCACTTCTCCTCCGCCTGCATGACCTCCTCCGGTTGCCGCAGGTCGTGCTCGTGTACGTCAGCAGCGCAGCGCCTGATGCGTACTACACCATGACTGGCTCTGTCGAGCCGAACCATGTTTACTTCCCGGATTATACTGTGGATGAGGTTCATGGCATTCTGATGCGTGGCCAGCCCAATCCGAAGCTCTACTCGTCATTCCTGAG TGTGGTGCTGAAGCCCTTATTCCGGGTGACAAGGAGGGTTGATGAACTGGCGGCCGTGCTGGAGCCACTTTTCAGGAGGTACTGTGAGCCACTGGGGAGCTTGAATGGGGTTCCTGATGAGGGTATCAGGCGGCGGTTGTATGAACATCTACAACCACATTTGGCCGTGGCACAGAACGAGACATTCAGTGTCCCCATCAGAGCTTCACTGGATGATTGCAAAGATGGTATTTCTGGTGGAAAGGGTAGTGTTAAAAGGCAGTTTGGTGGTAGAGATGGTCTCTCAAGTGAATTGGAGTTCCACATGTCCGTGTCTGCGAAGTATCTACTGCTGTCCGCCTTTTTGGCTTCAAGGAACCCTGCTACTCTGGATGCAGCATTGTTTGATGCCACTGGAGGAACCGATAGCCGGAACCGCAAGAGGAA GAGCTCTCAGGCCTCGATAGATAGAAAGGATACCATGGCTGAAGAGTTGCTTATGAAGGGTCCAGGTACATTTCCTCTCGAGAGGCTCTTGGCTATATTTCAGTGCATCACATCAGTGTCAGAGGATATGCTTGATGAAGTTGAATGCGAAGACACTATCATGGGTGGAAGTGGAATGAATGCTTTGATGTCAGATGTTCTACTGCAATTGTCAACGCTGTGCAATTCTAATTTCCTCTCTAAAAGCCGAAGCTGCCCATTAGAAGGCTCAGGTAGATATCGATCTAATATTGATGAAGATTTAGCTCTGAAG GTTGCCAGGAGTGTCAGTTTCCCTCTCTcgaagtacatgtacagaagatAG